The nucleotide sequence ATGGGTAATAACTATCTTATgctatacttgttttttatgtctaTCATATTATAACAAAATTGGTATGATAAAAGtcctagtaaaaaaaaaaaaaaaattaactgcaTATATCTGTTGGATTTTTTGTTAACAATTAATAGCTTTATGTGAATTTATGGTTATTTTGTGTAAAGTTAATAGCTTTATATGAGTTTATGCATGTTGTTCTCTCTTGATTAATGCAATGTTATGCAAGGTCTAATATTGTTGAGGAGGTGATGTGCTCATTTGTGTATGTTATTGAGCTTTAAAATTCTTGTTTTTAGTAGTTATTTTGccatataaattaataaatatgacAGAGCATAGTTGATCATCTTTTTCTTGACATTTGTTGCAAGAAATATTCATCAAGTTCAACTAATATCTTTTTTACTTGTACAGATTAAGTTAGCAAAAATGGTATATGTGAATCCGTGTTTCGTCTTTAGTTTCAAAGCTATTTTAAATCCAAATCGGGTCTAAATTTCTAACTGTCTATTATTCTTGAATTTTGGCAGTAAAGAGCGCTAAAAGATTATCGATGTCAAGTCACGAGCCCGCTCATTCAGATGATTTTTCCGAGGGACGTTCAGCATCTTTAAACGAGGGTATTCAAGAATCTTCAAGCAAGAGTGTTATTTCAAATAAATCGCTGATGAATAACTCGGGGGGATGGAAAAACTATTCCGACAAGTTCTCTCCAGTTTCAGTAGACAGCAAATATTCAACTTCATCATCTCGTTCTGTTTCTGGTAGATCGTTGGATGAAGAAATGGTGGAAGATGAAGTTTTGTCTGAGGAACAAAAGGAAAAGTTAGGTTTCGCAAATGTTGGACGGAAGACTAACTTTGTACATTACGAAAAGGTTAACGGGAAGAATGTAAATGTGGTTCAAGGTCTTGAGTTGCACACTCGTGTTTTTAGTGCGGATGAGCAAAAGAAGATTGTTGAATCTGTGTATGAGTTTCAACGGTTGGGCCAAAAGGGGCGGCTTAGAGGTTTGTATTTTTCTCTCAAATAATTTCTATTTTAGTAATATGTCGCGTGTGTTTGGTAATGGGTAAAACTGTTTCTAGGTACGGATCAAAATGAGTCGAGTTGAGGTTAGTTTGGTTGGCGAGAATTAAGGATTAaggaatataataatatatatacaattttgtGAATACAATTTAGGATGTTTAATACATTAAAGTTACAATATTTTCCACTTGAGCTCTCTTTCTTAATTTGGTAAATTTCAGAGAGAAAGAAATAAGTAGCATCATTGTCAAAATTTGCTAATTGAGGGAACCAAACATGATCTACAACAAAAGAGGGATTTTATGTTCAACTTTACTATAAAAGATGAGACAAATTTGAAGAAGATGTCTATAACTGTCAAAAAAATCATTTGGTGTAAAGAAACATGATGTTTAAAAGAAAGGCTTGTTTCTTTGAAAAAATTGGCGAAAAAACACTAACTTCATAAAACGAGGAAACTTTAATCAAACGATAAAAGAAACCAAATCAGGATCTACAAACCGATGAGCCTCGCAAACTAGAAGGCGTACAACAACTAAATCAACCAAACCATCTAGGAGCGTGCCAAGATTAAAATACCGACCAAATGAAAACCAACAAAAGCACAAACATGAAAGTTTACTAACAATTTTTGTATTACGTAGTGCTCTTTTGTACTACTTAAATTCAACTTATTattattctatatctatataaatataaattataatgagACCTTGTTTCGTTATCTTAATTAAGAATTTTGGGTAACTATGTTGActattattttatgaaatttgtcTTCTTTTTTTATCCATTAGAGAAGAGATAAAAACATAACCTGGATACATTTATATGAACTGAAATTGCTGCCACTTAAAAATATAAACCTGAAACCTTGAATCCCCAAACCCGAGTCATATATTTGTACTAATACGGAGCAACTAACAATGATGAAACATTTGCAGAGAGAACATATACAGAACCCAATAAATGGATGCGAGGCAAAGGGCGCATCACTATTCAATTTGGCTGTTGCTATAATTATGCAGTGGTACGTAGTCATCATCCTATTTTCACTTTCCCTTTTATTTTCTtactttataattataattatttgtatTGACTTGTCGTCACATTTTTCAGGATAAAAACGGGAACCCTCCGGGTATAATTAGAGACGAAGAAGTTGATCCCCTGCCTCCAATATTTATACAGATGATCAAAAGAATGGTGAGGTGGCATGTTTTACCTCCAACTTGCATACCCAACAGCTGCATTGTGAATATATACGAAGAAGGTGACTGTATTCCACCGCATATCGATCATCATGACTTTGTTAGACCGTTCTGCACCATATCATTTTTGACCCAATGCAATATACTTTTTGGTTCGAATCTCAAGATTATTGGGCCTGGAGAGTTCTCAGGCCCAGTTTCCATACCTTTACCAGTCGGGTACTAAaaacatactattttttttttattttcttgatCACATATGAAAAAAGTGTTCATGTTGATGATTGATCGATCTCATTTATATATTGCAGGTCGGTGCTCGTGTTAAAGGGTAACGGTGCTGATGTCGCCAAACATAGTGTTCCAGCAGTCCCGGCCAAAAGGTATGATTTTATGCGTTCCAAGAAATATCGCCACAATTTCCTTTACAGTTTAGTTCAATCAAAGGTGGCAAAAATGGCCCAGGATTGAAATGTGTGTTTTTAGTCCCGAGTTGAAGCAGGTTGGGGGCCCAATTGAAAATTCACCCATAACTTtagaattttaaattaataatgtgTTAACTACTACGTATATACTACATGATGTGACAAAATGAAGAGTAATTTTTTTGAAGTAAAACTCTTTGTGAACAACACTATAAATATACATTGCACAATGTTTGTACATTTGGGGTACGTTTGGTGAGGAGTTTTTTGGAGCTTTCAAGAGTTCTAGCTTTTAAGAAAAAGCTCGTATCTAATAAAAAGCTTCGGTTGGTTAAAAAAGCTTTAAGCTATTAGACTGAGGGAAAAAGCTAGAAGCTACTAGAACTAGCATTTGAGAAAAAACTTCTAACtttttgttattttacattttttttttaactGTTGCAGCTACTCTGTCAAACATCTAAATACATCTAAAAGACCAATGCTTATCGGCTACCAGCTACCATCTAGTTTCACCAAATATACCCTTGACATGTCGCCTTCTAACTAAGTTGCTTTATTTTTGAACTGTTGGAGATCAAAGTCTAAAAATAACCCAAATCAATTCATCTTGAGAAAACTGAGTGAACTTTTCATTTCTAAAATCAATTTATCATCAAATTTGTATATTGACTTCATTTATTGTTGCAGGATTTCGATAACATTCAGGAAAATGGATGAGAGTAAGATTCCTTACGGTTATTCACCTAATCCGGAGCTACAGGGTCTACGGCCTTTGCCCATAACCCCGCCCAAATCACCATCACAACAAAAACATATCGAAACTAAAGTAACGTCTCCAACTACTCCTACTGGTGCTGCTTCAAATTCGAGCAGCCCATCTTTGTTTCCTGCTGATGATTTCCCAGCTTTAGGAGCAACGAATGCAAGTGATCGACGACGAGGTTATAAGAAAGCTTAATTTTCCCTAATAACGTTATTGGCATGATTAGTGCTAATAGACGACAGTTTGTTTTGTTGATTTTGTTTTTTGTTAGATTTATGTGTTGTGAAAGTAGAATAAATTATAAATGTGGTTTTTTGGTGTAAGGTATGGGGAATTTACATTTTTTGCTATGTAGGAATTGAACATTGTAAAATCATTTAATTGTTTTATTTAGTTATATAAAATAAGGATTTTTCTATCTACATTCTTTAGAGGTGTCGTTAGTCGTTTTATGCTTTGATGTGTTCTACGTAGCGGTTAATATCGACTTTTTAATGGCATTTATTAAAACGTACAAGTGTTCTTTTTTTATATTATCGGTAGCTATTAGAGATTTAGAGCTGCTGTTTGAAAatctataaaatatatatttgttttaaGAATGTTGCTACCATGCTTGAATGACAACCAAGTGAAAATATCTCGATAATGAATAATTTGGAATCAACGTTTGGGGTCATTAGTTAATACTTGAAAATTAATTGGAACCAGATGCACATTCAACGATCAAAAGTAAAATGTAATTAAACAATTTGGCAATTTAATAAACTTCGGTTGATATTGAATCAAATAGATTAAAGAACGGTTACAAATTTTTAACATCTAATCTATAGTATCTATTATTATGCCCATTGTTTAAGAACATTACTTTTGACTTTGTGGCATGTACAAAGCCTTTAGTTCAAGGTTCGTATTCGAATTTTGAAACACTTTTTTTTCTTGTACTATTCACACTCTTAAATATTTGACAATTAGAACGAATCAACTCAACCCATCTCCACACACCTAGGTTCACTTATTTGagtttatttataataattaacATTAACATGTAGATAAAAAATGTTCATGTAaaactacaatacataatttacttcTTAGAATACTATCACATACTCCATTAGACTATCAAACAATTTATTTATACATTAAATTCTACACCTTCATTTAACAAATTCGATCTTTATCTGTTCTTCTCTTCTATCTAATTATTAGATCATCCGATCTTTATCCGGATTTCATATTCATCATTTTGAAAGCGGGGGGAAATGGTCGGTACAAACATTAAACAAAATACTTATTTTTCTTGTGGTCTATAATAATTTCTATATATAACACCAACCGCGGAACAGGAGCATGCGTTACACACGTCGTCAGCTTGAATCCGCTTTTTCATTTATGTATAATTTATAATTTCTTTAATTAAGATACTAATAAAAATCATAAATCACAGAGGTTATTGTCAACTACACTTTAAATTTTAGTTGATAATTTAGAACGAGGGAAAGTTGGAAGGTACAACTAACATTAAAAAAAActttccatttttttattttatatactaagAAAATCAAAGATGCTACTTTGTTTccattattttaaataaaaataaatttgtGAATCTTAACAACTCACCATATGCTTTGCGTCGTCATTCAGCCAGATCAACGGACAAAACCCAATAATCGTCATCTCCACCCGATCATATTTCAATCCAACGGTCATCATTCTTCTGACAAATTTGTGCATGCTTGCCACGTATTCATGTCTCTGATTCTCCAATAACCATTATTTCCCCTTTCATTACCTGAAATCCTCTGTCTCACACACACCTATGAACTCCACTAAGTATACGTATATATTGTCGTTTTGTATAGTTTGAAGTCTTAATTGCACGATTCATCACTTCCTTACTTCACTTGTGGATCTCGTTGCTGTTTCGATTTAGCTAGGGtttatgcaaaacctcaatttgatTTGAATGGATTCGAGGTGAAGTTTTGTTAGTTTCTTATGTCATTTTTGTTGAATCCAAGTCTTCATTGACTTTCCGACTGTGATTTCATTAGTATGTTATGTATTTTGCTTAGGTTTATGTGGCGTTGATGATTGTTAACTGCAGGAATTTGTTAGTGCAAATTAGGTGTTTGAGGATAATTATGAGTGAATTTAGTTTTTTAATTGAAAAACTTTTGTTGAACTGTTCAGATAGTGTGGGAGGCTGTGCTATGGtcaaagtccaatggttaataatAGTTAATAGCAAACTACAATGTTAATTGCATGGAATGAAGTCTTTTTTATTTCAGTAGTTGTTTAGATATATATTCTAAAGGAAAGGCTAGAAATCACTCTAGCTGGATCCATGTATTTTTATACATAGGGGTTAGTTACATAgggtataaatatataatacaatatcACTTTATGTTGTTCAAACTCACTTTCTAGCTTTGTCTAATTAATCTATTCTTTTGATGCGGCTAGAAATCTCAGGTTCGAATCTTGGGTGGCAAGGGAAAGGGTTGGAAACAGCCGGGGAGTATTCTGATGGGCTGCGTATACTAGAGTATGGGGGCGGATTATCCGTCCTTCCCGGGTAACACGAACAGGGAAAACCTAACAACTTCTATATACATGTTATATTTAGAACCATCACCAAGATGACCTAGTGATCGGTAATGTGTCTTAGGTTCAAACCTCACTAGTTGCACATCTTGTGAGTTGCACATATTGGGGTGGCCAAGGAAAGAGGCAAAAATGGTCACAGGGATACCCCGGTAGGCCATGTACATCTGAGTAAGAATGCTCGCCCTCCCTTGGTAACCTGAACAAGGAAAATCTCCCCCGTTTTCTTTACTTTTATATACGCCTATTATTAAAGATCCTTAGAATTCAATTGAACTGTTCAGATTTATCTTTGAAACATTTGAAACTGCTCCTTtgcatatttttttatgtattattAAGCTTACCTAGTCTTGTAATTATAAAACAGAAACCAAGTGTTTATGTTTACATATCTGGCTATGTGATTTTTATCCCTTTAGTAGTATTTATCATGTAAACTTGGGCATATATTGCTTAGAATCTTCTATTCTTATGTTACGATAATAATATGGATTGTTGTTTCCATATCTATCAGATTGTATGATCTATTCTACTACATTAGCCAAAATATTTTTTTAATAGCTTTCAAGAAAACTTAGATATAATCTTTAAAGCAATGGGCAAAACGTTTTTCAATAAAGAATGTGTAGTGTATAATGTGTGAACTGTGAAGGAATAATGTTCTATAGGCATAAGGCATGATATTATGTGATTTATGAATTGCAATTTCTGTAATTTTTTAGCATCTTATGATCTTACATTAATATGGAAaagttttatttttctttttaagtTTCAGACTTGGGCAATGTATTAACCATTGAGAGGAGTCGTACGATGATCTAACTGTAGTAGTCCATTATATTTCTGATGAGTTATAAAATATTAAAGTTTTGATGTGTTAAAGGGAAGTGTAATTCTGAGAAAAGTGTGAGGTGTATTAGTGGAACGAGGAAACTTACTGTTACTGAAAAAATGTCCGAGATATAATATTTTTGACTGTGTTCTCACTTATCAGTAAAATGCAGAAACCCCACTGATGTGGTAGAAATCGCATCCGCTAGTTATGTTTTGCTGATTAGGTTTTATGTTTACTCCTCGTAATTTCAGGATGAGTCAGGAGATAAAATTACATGGGGATATTTACTTTGGTAATATTAAGGGAAATATTCCTCATGGAATGGGTAAATACACCTGGTCAGATGGTACGGTTTATGATGGTAACTGGGAAGATGGAAAAATGACTGGGAAAGGGCAGATTTCTTGGTCATCTGGAACTAGCTACGAGGGTGATTTTTCGGGTGGTTATCTTCATGGTTTTGGCACATTAACGAACCCGGACGGATCTGTATACAAAGGGTCCTGGCGGTTGAACATTCAAAACGGCCTTGGAAGAAAGCAGTATAGTAATACCGATGTTTATGACGGGTGTTGGAAAGATGGGGTGCATGAAGGTACTGGTAAATACGCTTGGGGTAATGGTAACATTTATATTGGAAACTGGAAAGCTGGAAGAATGTGTGGTAGAGGGGTGATGAAATGGGTCAATGGTGACCTGTTTGATGGGTCGTGGTCAAACGGGCTTAGAGATGGGTCGGGTGTGTACAGGTTTGCAGATGGCAGTTATTATTTTGGGGCGTGGACTAAGGGACTTAAAGATGGACAAGGCACGTTTTATGCTGCAGGACGCAAGTGCCAATCGTTTAGAAGAATTGATAAAAAGAAAGGTTTGATAACTGATGGGTCTTCTGGTAGGTCTGTTAGGGATATGGAGCGTAATGTTGGTCGAAGTTTATCTGAAAAGATCTCGTTTAATGGATTTTTTAGGGACTCGGGTCGTATATCGAGTAGGAGGCAACCAACGGAGGAAGATTATAGCATTGGGGATTCTACTAGAGACTTTTTTACATCTGAGACTACGGACATGTTATCTCATATGTCAGATGAAGGGGGAAGTGAACTAGATGATGATAGTAGCGTGGCTTGGGAAAGGGAATACATGCAAGGTGTTTTAATGAAAGAACGGGTTAAGAATAATGCAGGAGGTTCGGCTAAAAGCAAACAGCAGATCAAGTTTCATGCCAACGATGGGAAAAAGAAATCCTGTGTGGATATTTTTGAAGGCCATAAAAGCTACTATCTGATGCTTAATCTGCAGCTGGGTATCAGGTAAATGAACTGAACTTGAACAACATGTCTTTTGTGGTCCAAAACTGTGGATCATCTTTGTAGGCACTAATCCTAAGACTGATATGGCACAATATATCAATAGATCATTTCAAGAAGACAACACATGCACAAATCATATTCTATTTTTTGTTTATCCATATAACATTGGGCAATATACACTGTTAGATTTCCTATGTATATATTGTCGATCCCGTCATTGACATTTAGAGTAATCCGTCAGTAACTTCCAACTTAACTGGGAAGAAGCATTCATTTGTCCTGAAGCTCTTCCTTATTCGCCAAAAGTTGTACACAACTTTATTTAAGTTTGTTCTTTTAATAGTGCACTCATAGTACACCATTCTCTTAAAGGATTGATGCATATTACTGAAATTGAGTCACTTGGATACATTTTCAAGGCGTACACTAATAATGATTACTATCCAGTAGCAGCAAGTCTTCTAACTTAACTACCATAAATCTTTTGTATTTGAGTACGATAAAGTGTGCCATGTACTGAGTAATGATTAAGCCCCTAATAAACCCTTACACAAACCCACACCCATATCACCTGAGAATTACATGTTGCAAGTTTTCATGGCAGCTATTTCAAAGCCCATAATCCAATCCCAGATAGCATGACTGACAGATTATATACATAACTGCAGTACCATGCTATTATATGTTTTGCACAAGAGGGTGATTACAAATTTTCTGAATGTACCAGCAACACCAGTACAATGAACACTGATTTGTGGTAAAAGCTGCAAAACGGATGTGTTGAGATTATGTCTTGCGAATCTATCAGTTTAAGTATTATAAATGTTCAGATAACTTAATTCATGAGTATAAACAAACATGTATGTGTGTGTGATCGTAGGCCTCATGCATGCTTAACTAGAGCTCACATGCAGAGTTCATGTCACAATATTGACATGTCCATTTATAAGTCTTCTGGGGGCCAGGAATAACACTTTCTGTATATATTGACATGTAGATTTTGGTTTTGTGAGTCTTTTGTTTTGCTGTAAGCTTATAACCTATGCTTTGGttttcttatattttactaggattgCAGAACATTATTTTAGTATTCATACTACAACTCATTTGTTGTATCATTTGAAGTTTACAGGTACACAGTTGGCAAGATTACACCAGTTCCTATGCGTGAAGTGAGATCTTCAGATTTTGGGGAACGAGCTAGAATACGGATGTATTTCCCCAGAAAGGGATCACAGTTCACACCTTCACACTATTCTGTTGATTTCTATTGGAAAGACTATTGTCCTATGGTATTCAGGTATCTGTTTATATGCTGGAACCTGTTCTTTATGTAAAATGCCATGCACATATTATCTCTATTGTTGTATGTATAATTTTGGTACATTATGATTGATTATGCTCAGGAATCTAAGGGAGATGTTTAAGTTAGATGCTGCAGAATATATGATGTCCATATGTGGGGATGATGGTTTGAGAGAGCTTTCTTCACCAGGAAAAAGTGGCAGCATATTCTATCTCTCGCACGATGACAGATTTGTAATCAAGACATTAAGAAGAGCTGAACTTAAGGTTTGAATCTATATGAACCATCTCTATTGCAAATGAACATTACTAGACTAAAGTAAGTGCTGATCATATTCAAACATATTTTTAGGTTCTACTGAAGATGCTTCCTAGCTATTATGACCATGTAAAAATGTATGATAACACTCTCATAACCAAATTTTTCGGCCTTCACGAGATCACGCTGAGAGGTGGCAAGAAGGTATCCGTTATCCGTTCTCGTTTGATGTATTCTAGCTTTGTTATTCTAATGCGACTAACGCATATCATATTATATTTTTAGGTACGGTTTATAGTCATGGGTAATATGTTCAAAACAGAACTACGAATA is from Rutidosis leptorrhynchoides isolate AG116_Rl617_1_P2 chromosome 10, CSIRO_AGI_Rlap_v1, whole genome shotgun sequence and encodes:
- the LOC139872331 gene encoding RNA demethylase ALKBH9B-like, yielding MNGKIVKDDWLSIVKELNRDEIEEFLFSQTFCSHCEADLTSRVQSIANLKSAKRLSMSSHEPAHSDDFSEGRSASLNEGIQESSSKSVISNKSLMNNSGGWKNYSDKFSPVSVDSKYSTSSSRSVSGRSLDEEMVEDEVLSEEQKEKLGFANVGRKTNFVHYEKVNGKNVNVVQGLELHTRVFSADEQKKIVESVYEFQRLGQKGRLRERTYTEPNKWMRGKGRITIQFGCCYNYAVDKNGNPPGIIRDEEVDPLPPIFIQMIKRMVRWHVLPPTCIPNSCIVNIYEEGDCIPPHIDHHDFVRPFCTISFLTQCNILFGSNLKIIGPGEFSGPVSIPLPVGSVLVLKGNGADVAKHSVPAVPAKRISITFRKMDESKIPYGYSPNPELQGLRPLPITPPKSPSQQKHIETKVTSPTTPTGAASNSSSPSLFPADDFPALGATNASDRRRGYKKA
- the LOC139871558 gene encoding phosphatidylinositol 4-phosphate 5-kinase 8-like, translating into MDSRMSQEIKLHGDIYFGNIKGNIPHGMGKYTWSDGTVYDGNWEDGKMTGKGQISWSSGTSYEGDFSGGYLHGFGTLTNPDGSVYKGSWRLNIQNGLGRKQYSNTDVYDGCWKDGVHEGTGKYAWGNGNIYIGNWKAGRMCGRGVMKWVNGDLFDGSWSNGLRDGSGVYRFADGSYYFGAWTKGLKDGQGTFYAAGRKCQSFRRIDKKKGLITDGSSGRSVRDMERNVGRSLSEKISFNGFFRDSGRISSRRQPTEEDYSIGDSTRDFFTSETTDMLSHMSDEGGSELDDDSSVAWEREYMQGVLMKERVKNNAGGSAKSKQQIKFHANDGKKKSCVDIFEGHKSYYLMLNLQLGIRYTVGKITPVPMREVRSSDFGERARIRMYFPRKGSQFTPSHYSVDFYWKDYCPMVFRNLREMFKLDAAEYMMSICGDDGLRELSSPGKSGSIFYLSHDDRFVIKTLRRAELKVLLKMLPSYYDHVKMYDNTLITKFFGLHEITLRGGKKVRFIVMGNMFKTELRIHRRYDLKGSCHGRITNKDHIDEGTTLKDLDLAYDFHMDKSLREALFKQIYLDCTFLESQQVIDYSLLLGVHFRAPEHLKALLEPPDAKNESGAPVVDGSISGDLSIPPKGLLLVTHEPSSVSTEPGPHIRGNTLRAFSVGDKEVDLLLPGTGRLRVQLGVNMPAQANRKVSQDTTGSTEVELFEVYDVVLYLGIIDILQDYSMKKKLEHACKTVRYDPMSISVADPKFYSKRFINFLEKVFPVDP